A portion of the Magnetococcus sp. PR-3 genome contains these proteins:
- a CDS encoding portal protein codes for METAIQYHSKRFEALKKERQSFESKWTACSELMMPTRGRYQMQDVNQGGERFGNVEDETAMMARRAMSAGMMAGITSPARPWFRLMTADPAMMEYYPVKTYLNEVEQQLRLIFARSNLYQVLPNLYDEMGVIGTGAMMMLEDYDSVVRFTGLTHGEYYVATDYRGVVDTLYRRYPMTVGQIAQRGWMENATAQVKRLHERGEQDAWVEVIHGIEPNKQHRPEQPGSWAWVSVYFQPEQKENQFLHRGGYAQFPACVPRWNVAGGDVYGTDCPGFQALRITRALQVEKKEKLAGIQKQVKPPLKGSAELKAARISHIPGDITYLPQSALKGAVLEPLYHVPLNLNDLTREIAESRQIVEHIFYKDLFLMLASSDRRQMTAREVEVRHEEKLLMLGPVLERLHNELLDPLIDRVFAVAQSAGVLPDPPEELAGQELRVDYISILAQAQQAVGTRAIEAVYGFAGELAKIEPGVLDKLDADEALSAYSTMLGAPANILRSEASVKQKRQQQAALLQQTQQMQQLQQGAEMAQTLGDVDMQGVGEIAQVLQGAAHVQP; via the coding sequence ACCCGTGGCCGCTACCAGATGCAGGATGTCAACCAGGGGGGGGAACGCTTTGGCAATGTAGAGGATGAAACCGCCATGATGGCCAGGCGGGCGATGTCTGCGGGTATGATGGCCGGTATTACCTCCCCCGCACGGCCCTGGTTCCGGCTGATGACCGCCGACCCGGCCATGATGGAATATTACCCGGTTAAAACCTATTTAAATGAGGTTGAGCAACAGCTACGGCTGATCTTTGCTCGTTCCAACCTCTACCAGGTTTTGCCCAATCTTTATGATGAGATGGGGGTGATCGGTACCGGGGCCATGATGATGCTGGAGGATTATGACAGCGTAGTGCGTTTTACCGGGCTGACCCATGGTGAATACTATGTGGCGACCGACTATCGGGGGGTGGTAGATACCCTCTACCGGCGCTACCCCATGACCGTCGGGCAGATCGCCCAACGGGGGTGGATGGAGAACGCCACCGCCCAGGTCAAACGGCTACATGAACGGGGCGAGCAGGATGCCTGGGTTGAGGTGATCCATGGCATTGAACCCAATAAACAGCACCGTCCTGAGCAACCTGGATCTTGGGCTTGGGTGAGTGTCTATTTTCAACCCGAACAAAAAGAGAATCAGTTTTTACATCGCGGTGGCTATGCCCAGTTTCCAGCCTGTGTTCCCCGCTGGAATGTGGCGGGGGGGGATGTCTACGGTACCGACTGTCCCGGTTTTCAGGCATTGCGCATTACCCGTGCCTTGCAGGTTGAGAAAAAAGAGAAATTGGCCGGTATTCAAAAGCAGGTCAAACCCCCGCTCAAAGGGTCTGCAGAGCTAAAGGCGGCCCGCATTAGTCATATTCCGGGGGATATCACTTACTTGCCCCAATCGGCCCTCAAGGGGGCGGTGTTAGAGCCCCTTTATCATGTGCCGCTTAACCTGAATGATCTAACCCGTGAAATTGCCGAATCCCGGCAGATTGTTGAGCATATTTTTTACAAGGATCTGTTCCTTATGTTGGCCAGTTCCGACCGCCGACAGATGACCGCCCGCGAGGTTGAGGTGCGTCATGAAGAGAAGCTGTTAATGCTGGGCCCGGTGCTGGAACGGCTGCACAATGAGCTGTTAGATCCACTCATTGACCGGGTTTTTGCCGTGGCGCAAAGTGCCGGTGTACTGCCGGATCCCCCAGAAGAGCTGGCGGGGCAGGAGCTGCGGGTCGACTATATCTCCATCTTGGCTCAGGCACAGCAGGCGGTGGGTACCCGCGCCATTGAGGCGGTCTATGGCTTTGCCGGAGAGCTGGCCAAGATTGAACCAGGGGTTTTGGATAAGCTGGATGCGGATGAGGCGTTAAGTGCCTACAGCACCATGTTGGGGGCCCCCGCCAATATTCTCCGTTCAGAAGCTTCGGTCAAACAAAAGCGTCAACAGCAAGCGGCACTGCTGCAGCAAACCCAACAGATGCAGCAGCTGCAGCAGGGGGCGGAGATGGCCCAAACCCTGGGGGATGTCGATATGCAGGGGGTGGGCGAGATCGCCCAGGTCCTACAGGGGGCTGCCCATGTTCAGCCATGA
- a CDS encoding Bbp19 family protein, protein MFSHEVTQSQEEVIEGDGAQSQQLQEDLAVVISTPQGRRFIWSLLGQAGLFCPSFHADALHMAFAEGARNLGLQLFQQLNQFHPEGYVRMQQEQMQAAEAQRQHQALSREDAPNKGG, encoded by the coding sequence ATGTTCAGCCATGAGGTCACCCAGAGCCAAGAGGAGGTCATTGAGGGTGATGGCGCCCAGAGCCAGCAACTGCAGGAGGATCTGGCCGTGGTGATCTCAACCCCCCAGGGACGGCGTTTTATCTGGTCTCTGCTGGGGCAGGCGGGTCTGTTTTGCCCCAGTTTTCATGCCGACGCCCTGCACATGGCCTTTGCGGAAGGGGCGCGCAATTTGGGTTTGCAGCTGTTTCAACAGCTCAACCAGTTTCACCCAGAAGGGTATGTGCGCATGCAACAGGAGCAGATGCAAGCCGCCGAGGCCCAGCGTCAACACCAGGCCCTGAGCCGTGAGGATGCCCCCAACAAAGGGGGATAG